In Allocoprobacillus halotolerans, a genomic segment contains:
- a CDS encoding glycyl-radical enzyme activating protein: MTTSKGLIFDIKRFAVHDGDGIRTTIFLKGCPLHCLWCQNPEGISFQRQPIFMENLCIHCQSCDQFSKEGQMEYRLRPYFHKDYQGDFDNLVRICPSGAIRYDSEYYDIETLMQKIRDDRVFYRDNGGVTFSGGEPFSQAEFLIEMLKRCHQEKIHTAIETTLYTSLENIKKALPYLNQIYIDLKINDNKNHQHYVGGSLKIIQDNIRYVLESEHKDKVIVRTPLIPEITALDENIASISRFLSHIYPDVTYELLNYNPLASAKYEYVDFDYGVDKDVQKLTSKQMEEFYQIVYQNGIKNLIKEGEHN, from the coding sequence ATGACAACATCTAAAGGATTAATTTTTGATATTAAAAGATTTGCGGTTCATGATGGCGATGGAATTCGTACAACGATATTTTTAAAAGGGTGTCCACTCCATTGTTTATGGTGTCAAAACCCTGAAGGCATTTCTTTTCAAAGACAACCCATCTTCATGGAAAATTTATGTATTCATTGTCAAAGCTGTGATCAATTTTCTAAAGAAGGGCAAATGGAATATCGCCTACGTCCTTATTTTCATAAAGATTATCAAGGAGATTTTGATAATTTAGTACGCATTTGTCCTAGTGGGGCGATTCGTTATGATAGTGAATATTATGATATAGAAACATTAATGCAAAAAATTAGAGATGATCGTGTTTTCTATCGTGATAATGGTGGTGTGACTTTTTCAGGTGGAGAACCTTTTTCTCAAGCAGAGTTTCTTATTGAAATGTTGAAACGTTGTCATCAAGAAAAAATTCATACAGCTATTGAAACGACCTTATATACATCTTTAGAAAATATAAAAAAAGCTTTGCCTTATCTGAATCAAATTTATATTGATTTAAAAATTAATGATAACAAGAATCATCAACACTATGTCGGAGGATCACTCAAGATTATTCAAGATAATATCAGATATGTATTAGAAAGTGAACATAAAGATAAAGTGATTGTACGTACACCATTAATTCCTGAAATAACAGCTTTAGATGAAAATATTGCTTCAATTTCAAGATTCCTATCACATATTTATCCAGATGTAACTTATGAATTGTTGAACTATAATCCATTAGCTTCAGCAAAGTATGAATATGTTGATTTTGACTATGGTGTGGATAAGGATGTTCAAAAACTAACATCAAAACAAATGGAAGAATTTTATCAGATTGTTTATCAAAATGGAATTAAAAATTTAATAAAAGAAGGAGAACATAACTAA
- a CDS encoding aldo/keto reductase: MGEALHIYPRESYYIATKTMATTPEEFWKQLDQSLTLLQTDYIDIYQFHCASQVYAPDDGTGMYECMLEAKKQGKIRHIGITAHQLQVALDAVDSKLYETLQFPFSYLSSKKNWNL, from the coding sequence GTGGGTGAAGCTTTGCATATTTATCCAAGAGAGAGCTATTATATTGCAACCAAAACAATGGCAACAACACCAGAAGAATTTTGGAAACAATTGGATCAATCATTAACATTATTGCAAACTGATTATATTGATATTTATCAGTTTCATTGTGCTTCACAAGTTTATGCACCTGATGATGGTACAGGAATGTATGAATGTATGTTAGAAGCAAAAAAACAAGGAAAGATTAGACATATTGGGATTACTGCTCATCAGCTTCAAGTCGCTTTAGATGCAGTTGATTCAAAGTTATATGAAACACTTCAGTTTCCATTTAGTTATTTATCATCAAAAAAGAATTGGAACTTGTAG
- a CDS encoding HAD hydrolase family protein yields the protein MSKIVFLDVDGTLIDYEAKLPASAAKAVDQARANGHKVYICTGCSKAEIEQRNLCELDGMIGGNGAYVEDHGHVVMHQGLSKEDVKHIVDWCNERHLGFYLEANSGMYCNDYMYEQGPEVMVKYAQGKGADLTKAKESSKRFIDGFIHLQGEDLYRDDVNKISFILSSYQDHLDSQKNSHT from the coding sequence ATGAGTAAGATTGTATTTTTAGATGTTGATGGAACATTGATTGATTATGAGGCAAAGTTGCCAGCTTCAGCGGCTAAAGCTGTCGATCAGGCACGTGCGAATGGGCATAAGGTTTATATTTGTACAGGATGTTCAAAAGCTGAAATTGAACAAAGAAATTTGTGTGAATTAGATGGTATGATTGGTGGTAATGGTGCTTATGTCGAAGACCATGGACATGTGGTTATGCATCAGGGATTATCTAAAGAAGATGTTAAACATATTGTGGATTGGTGTAATGAAAGACATTTAGGTTTTTATTTAGAGGCTAATAGCGGTATGTATTGTAATGATTATATGTATGAACAAGGTCCTGAAGTCATGGTTAAATATGCTCAAGGTAAAGGTGCAGATTTAACAAAAGCGAAAGAATCATCAAAACGTTTTATAGATGGATTTATTCATTTACAAGGTGAAGATTTATATCGTGATGATGTCAATAAAATTAGTTTTATTTTAAGCAGCTATCAAGATCACTTAGATTCTCAAAAGAATTCCCACACTTGA
- a CDS encoding glycyl radical protein, with amino-acid sequence MKKLMSQRVQILKDKMLEAPRFASIEQARIITRVYQENEDLSIPRKRALSLKTAMEELEIGFEPEELIVGNRTKGVRYGVVFPESGCSWVNQEFETLPTRPQDQFHVREEDIQEFREKIYPYWQGKSMEDVIKKRGGQEIEEIAKVVKINQKDHAQGHICPDTALWLKKGPQGFIQDVKLHLETCDESQKEFYECVITVMEGACTFMKRYHDEIMEHLLEVDPKYQSSLQNVAKICLNLTQRPPEHYQEAVQSLWFLFVLLHMESNASSFSPGRMDQYLYPYYQRDIESGYITQSEALDILECLWLKFNQIVYLRNQHSAKYFAGFPIGFNIAIGGVDENGEDTYNNLSLLCLQCQYDIGLPQPNLSVRLNKNSSHELMHQAIEVVSKGSGMPQFFNDEAIIHALIDLGIDKKDALNYAIVGCVELTTHGNNLGWSDAAMFNFNKVLELTLNHGKCLLTGKQLGLDLGGLESYVSFEELETAFQQQIDYFIERMMKAEVVVEKAHQDCLPTAFLSAVIDDCMEKGLDVTKGGARYNLSGIQMIQIANLADSLAALKQLVYEEKLIDASELLKAMQADFQGYEIIQTMLLNKVPKYGNDIAWVDRLGAKWAEYFRERMKDYTNYRGGPYHTGMYTVSAHVPMGENVGASPDGRNAFTPLADGGMSPVYGRDLSGPTAVLKSVSRLNNQLTTNGGLLNMKFLPEFFETEAGMRKFETFLRAFVDLKIPHIQFNVVRREDLLDAKVHPQQHRSLTIRVAGYTAYFVELANKLQNEIIERTSYDNI; translated from the coding sequence ATGAAAAAATTAATGAGTCAAAGAGTACAGATTTTAAAAGATAAGATGTTGGAGGCACCGCGTTTTGCTTCTATTGAACAAGCACGTATTATTACGCGTGTTTATCAGGAAAATGAAGATTTATCAATTCCTCGTAAACGAGCATTATCTTTAAAGACAGCTATGGAAGAATTGGAAATTGGTTTTGAACCAGAAGAACTCATTGTAGGCAATCGTACCAAAGGTGTGCGTTATGGTGTGGTTTTTCCTGAAAGTGGATGTTCATGGGTGAATCAGGAATTTGAAACTTTACCAACCAGACCACAAGATCAATTTCATGTGAGAGAGGAAGATATTCAAGAATTTAGGGAAAAGATTTATCCTTATTGGCAAGGAAAATCAATGGAAGATGTGATTAAAAAACGTGGTGGTCAAGAGATTGAAGAGATTGCGAAAGTTGTGAAAATTAATCAAAAAGATCATGCACAAGGGCATATTTGTCCAGATACAGCTTTATGGCTTAAAAAAGGGCCACAAGGTTTTATTCAAGATGTTAAATTACATTTAGAAACTTGCGATGAATCACAAAAAGAGTTTTATGAATGCGTCATTACAGTCATGGAAGGTGCCTGTACATTTATGAAAAGGTATCATGATGAAATCATGGAACATCTTTTAGAAGTTGATCCAAAATATCAGTCATCATTACAAAACGTTGCAAAAATATGTTTAAATCTTACGCAAAGACCTCCTGAACACTATCAAGAAGCAGTTCAATCATTATGGTTTTTATTTGTTTTATTGCATATGGAATCTAATGCATCTTCCTTTTCACCAGGAAGAATGGATCAATATTTATATCCTTACTATCAACGAGATATAGAATCAGGTTATATCACACAAAGCGAAGCTTTAGATATTTTAGAGTGTTTATGGTTAAAGTTTAATCAAATTGTATATTTACGTAATCAACATAGTGCGAAATATTTTGCTGGTTTTCCAATTGGTTTTAATATTGCGATTGGTGGAGTCGATGAAAATGGTGAAGATACTTATAATAATTTATCTTTGCTTTGTTTACAATGTCAGTATGATATTGGTTTACCACAGCCCAATTTATCTGTTCGTTTAAATAAAAATAGTTCTCATGAATTGATGCATCAAGCTATTGAAGTTGTTTCAAAAGGAAGTGGTATGCCACAATTTTTCAATGATGAAGCCATTATTCACGCTTTAATTGATTTGGGAATTGATAAAAAAGATGCTTTGAATTATGCGATTGTAGGTTGTGTAGAATTGACAACACATGGCAATAATTTAGGTTGGTCTGATGCGGCAATGTTTAATTTTAATAAAGTGCTTGAACTCACATTGAATCATGGAAAATGTTTATTAACTGGAAAACAATTAGGCTTAGATTTAGGTGGTTTAGAATCTTATGTTTCATTTGAAGAATTAGAAACAGCTTTTCAACAACAAATAGATTATTTTATTGAACGTATGATGAAAGCTGAAGTTGTTGTTGAAAAAGCCCATCAAGATTGTTTACCAACAGCCTTTTTATCAGCAGTCATTGATGATTGTATGGAAAAAGGTTTGGATGTCACAAAAGGTGGGGCACGTTATAATTTATCAGGAATTCAAATGATTCAAATTGCCAATTTGGCTGATTCATTAGCTGCCTTAAAACAACTTGTTTATGAAGAAAAGTTAATTGATGCCAGTGAATTATTAAAAGCCATGCAAGCTGATTTTCAAGGTTATGAAATCATTCAGACAATGTTATTGAATAAAGTACCAAAGTATGGTAATGACATCGCATGGGTTGATCGTTTAGGCGCAAAATGGGCAGAATATTTTAGAGAACGTATGAAAGATTATACAAATTATCGAGGGGGACCTTATCATACAGGTATGTACACAGTTTCAGCTCATGTACCAATGGGCGAAAATGTAGGAGCTTCACCAGATGGACGCAATGCTTTCACGCCTTTGGCTGATGGAGGCATGTCACCAGTTTATGGTAGAGATTTATCTGGACCAACAGCTGTCTTAAAATCAGTTTCTCGTTTAAATAATCAGTTGACAACGAATGGTGGTTTATTAAATATGAAGTTTTTACCTGAATTTTTTGAAACAGAAGCAGGAATGCGTAAGTTTGAAACATTTTTAAGAGCCTTTGTTGATTTAAAGATACCACATATTCAATTCAATGTTGTAAGACGTGAAGATTTATTAGATGCGAAAGTTCATCCACAACAACATCGCTCACTCACAATTCGTGTGGCAGGATATACCGCTTATTTTGTTGAACTAGCCAATAAACTCCAAAATGAAATCATAGAGAGAACATCATATGACAACATCTAA
- a CDS encoding HAD hydrolase family protein yields MALYGDLGPAGITKRHAIEVLLDYLGADQKDTISFGDAKIDLSMFECCDYNVAMGNGGEEIKAAADYITTDVNDDGLYNAFRYLNLID; encoded by the coding sequence GTGGCATTATATGGTGATTTAGGACCTGCTGGTATTACTAAAAGACATGCGATTGAAGTGTTATTAGACTATTTAGGTGCTGATCAAAAAGATACGATTTCATTTGGTGATGCTAAAATTGATTTATCAATGTTTGAATGTTGTGATTATAATGTTGCAATGGGTAATGGTGGCGAAGAAATTAAAGCTGCTGCTGATTATATTACAACCGATGTCAATGATGATGGATTATATAATGCTTTCCGTTATTTAAATTTAATTGATTAA
- a CDS encoding 4Fe-4S dicluster domain-containing protein, with the protein MELVEKCQAANIGFIAMKGLAGGLINQSRLAMAYMSQFDHVLPIWGIQKESELDEWLSYMQNTPVLDDEMKAFIEKEKTELSGDFCRGCGYCMPCPAGIMINQCARMSLMLRRAPSKSWLTPEMQAEMKKIENCLHCGLCSSKCPYELDTPTLLQKNYEDYQKVLSGEVKVQ; encoded by the coding sequence TTGGAACTTGTAGAAAAATGTCAAGCAGCTAATATCGGATTTATTGCGATGAAAGGTTTAGCTGGAGGGTTAATTAATCAATCTCGATTAGCTATGGCATATATGAGTCAATTTGATCATGTTTTACCTATTTGGGGAATTCAAAAAGAAAGTGAATTAGATGAATGGTTATCTTATATGCAAAATACACCAGTTCTTGATGATGAAATGAAAGCTTTTATTGAAAAAGAAAAAACAGAGTTATCAGGAGATTTTTGCCGAGGATGTGGATATTGTATGCCTTGTCCTGCAGGTATTATGATTAATCAATGTGCGCGTATGTCATTAATGTTAAGACGTGCTCCATCAAAGAGCTGGTTAACACCTGAAATGCAAGCTGAAATGAAGAAAATTGAGAATTGTTTACATTGTGGATTATGTTCAAGCAAATGTCCATATGAATTAGATACTCCAACATTATTACAAAAGAACTATGAAGATTATCAAAAAGTTTTATCAGGAGAAGTGAAAGTTCAATAA
- a CDS encoding ParB/RepB/Spo0J family partition protein, which yields MKEPKYKFIDIHKIEANGHQPRTHFEKEKIQELAVSIQQNGLLQPIVVRPYQGKYQIVVGERRYRACLLAGIEEVPCLIQNYDEHQTATAAIVENIQRENLSAIEEALAYQQILDTQNITQEELAQKVGKKQSTIANKLRLLQLPMTVQEAVRRKDITERHARALLKLDTTAKQNNMLREIMDKGLNVEQTEEKIKKKTEPKKPKPKTKSISQNLKIAMNTLDQAALMVQQAGVETTVDISETEDEVVYVIKMKK from the coding sequence GTGAAAGAACCAAAATATAAATTTATAGATATTCATAAAATTGAAGCAAACGGACATCAGCCAAGAACACATTTTGAAAAAGAAAAGATTCAGGAATTAGCCGTATCCATTCAACAAAATGGTTTATTACAACCGATTGTTGTAAGACCCTATCAAGGAAAATATCAGATTGTTGTGGGGGAAAGACGTTATCGTGCTTGCCTTTTAGCGGGAATTGAGGAAGTGCCATGTCTTATACAAAATTATGACGAACACCAGACTGCCACAGCCGCTATTGTAGAAAATATTCAAAGAGAAAATTTATCAGCGATTGAAGAAGCTTTAGCTTATCAACAAATCTTAGATACACAAAATATAACTCAAGAAGAATTGGCACAAAAAGTGGGGAAGAAACAATCAACAATTGCCAATAAATTAAGATTATTACAATTACCAATGACTGTTCAAGAAGCGGTCAGAAGAAAAGATATTACAGAACGTCATGCCAGAGCTTTATTGAAATTAGATACAACTGCAAAACAAAATAATATGTTAAGAGAAATCATGGATAAAGGATTAAATGTTGAGCAGACAGAAGAAAAAATCAAGAAGAAAACAGAACCAAAAAAACCAAAGCCTAAGACTAAAAGTATCTCACAGAATCTTAAGATTGCGATGAATACATTGGATCAGGCAGCATTAATGGTACAACAGGCTGGAGTAGAAACGACTGTTGATATTTCAGAAACAGAGGATGAAGTTGTTTATGTGATAAAGATGAAAAAATAG
- a CDS encoding fructose-6-phosphate aldolase — MEFIIDTVNLDEIKEAVEYMPIVGVTSNPSIVKKTSPQNFFEHMREIREIIGKERSLHVQVISKDCDTIVKEAHRILEEIDDQVYIKVPVSYEGIKAIKILKAEGVNVTATAVYDLMQGYMALAARADYIAPYVNRIGNLGADPMELINELSNRIVMDGYDTKIVAASFKGVQQVRDAFNYGVQSITAPVEVLKQIFKNPNIEKAVDDFNADWYAMYGEGTGICDL, encoded by the coding sequence ATGGAATTTATTATAGATACAGTTAATTTAGATGAAATTAAAGAAGCAGTGGAATATATGCCAATTGTTGGAGTGACAAGCAATCCATCAATTGTTAAGAAAACAAGTCCTCAAAACTTCTTTGAACATATGCGTGAAATCAGAGAGATTATTGGCAAAGAAAGAAGTTTGCATGTTCAGGTTATTTCTAAAGACTGTGATACAATCGTAAAAGAAGCACATAGAATACTCGAAGAAATTGATGATCAAGTCTATATCAAAGTGCCAGTATCTTATGAAGGAATCAAAGCCATTAAAATCTTGAAAGCTGAAGGTGTCAATGTCACAGCCACAGCTGTCTATGATTTAATGCAGGGATATATGGCACTAGCTGCTAGAGCAGACTATATTGCCCCATATGTCAATCGTATTGGAAACTTGGGAGCCGATCCAATGGAACTCATCAATGAACTATCAAATCGTATTGTGATGGATGGATATGATACAAAGATAGTGGCAGCCTCATTCAAAGGAGTGCAACAGGTAAGAGATGCTTTCAACTATGGTGTACAGTCCATCACAGCACCGGTAGAAGTGTTGAAACAAATTTTTAAGAATCCAAACATAGAAAAAGCAGTGGATGATTTCAATGCTGACTGGTATGCAATGTATGGAGAAGGAACAGGAATATGTGATTTGTAA
- a CDS encoding C45 family autoproteolytic acyltransferase/hydolase yields MYHIRLKNTHYDAGFHYGQMLKKHGQMICEKPTFQITKEKQLFVEKCIPIYQKYYPEILDEIKGIADGQQSSYEDLLIFLLSMYCFEVNLHCTCLACVDQQNILLGRNSDFLVSLEKLCMNCLYALDDCLSFCGNTTAFVEIEDGMNEKGLAMGMTFVYPSIKKPGFNAGFLVRYCLEKCQSVKECLKFIKTVPIASYQTLTFVDASGHIAVVECCPHHVEITEAFDSSFLVATNHFEKIPHHPHIDDWYSHQRYQNAYHALNQNKNISLSLIQDILSGKYGFMCQYDRKIGADTIWSVVYDVKNQNIYRVEGNPSRKKFKKDLRWR; encoded by the coding sequence ATGTATCATATCAGATTAAAAAATACTCATTATGATGCTGGGTTTCATTATGGACAAATGTTGAAAAAACATGGACAAATGATTTGTGAAAAACCGACTTTTCAAATCACAAAAGAAAAACAGCTATTTGTAGAAAAATGTATACCCATCTATCAAAAATATTATCCTGAAATATTAGATGAAATTAAAGGAATTGCAGATGGTCAACAAAGTTCTTATGAAGATTTATTGATTTTTTTACTGAGCATGTATTGCTTTGAAGTGAATCTCCATTGTACATGTCTGGCTTGTGTTGATCAACAAAATATACTACTAGGACGTAATAGTGATTTTCTTGTATCATTAGAAAAGTTATGTATGAATTGTTTGTATGCTTTAGATGATTGTTTATCTTTTTGTGGCAATACGACTGCTTTTGTAGAAATAGAAGATGGTATGAATGAAAAAGGTTTAGCAATGGGAATGACATTTGTTTATCCAAGTATCAAAAAGCCAGGGTTCAATGCAGGCTTTTTAGTGAGATATTGTTTAGAAAAGTGCCAGAGTGTCAAAGAATGTCTAAAATTTATCAAAACAGTACCAATTGCTTCTTATCAAACTTTAACTTTCGTCGATGCTTCAGGACATATTGCGGTGGTGGAATGTTGTCCACACCATGTAGAAATCACGGAGGCATTTGATTCTTCTTTTTTAGTCGCAACGAATCATTTTGAAAAGATACCCCATCATCCTCATATCGATGATTGGTATTCTCATCAAAGGTACCAAAATGCTTATCACGCATTGAATCAAAATAAAAACATCTCTCTTTCATTAATTCAAGATATTTTATCAGGAAAATATGGGTTTATGTGTCAATATGATCGAAAAATAGGCGCTGATACGATTTGGTCAGTTGTTTATGATGTGAAAAATCAAAATATATATCGTGTGGAGGGAAATCCATCACGTAAGAAATTTAAAAAAGATTTAAGATGGAGATGA